Proteins encoded in a region of the Flavobacterium sp. MDT1-60 genome:
- a CDS encoding endonuclease, producing MKKLYSFFLLLVITASFAQIPSGYYNTATGTGYTLKTQLYNIIKGHTDNGYAGLYTTYQTSDVDNFYENDGTVLDMYSENPSGTDPYNYSTGSTQRCGNYSVEGDCYNREHIIPQSVFNEQSPMVADAHFITPTDGKVNGIRSNYPHGTVSSATYTSQNGGKLGSSSVSGYSGTVFEPVNAFKGDIARMYLYFATRYETTVAGYSYPMFDGSSNKVFTTAFLNLLLAWHTQDPVSAREIARNNAIYARQNNRNPYIDHPEYVNQIWGGTPSGDTQAPTTPTSLASTSKTATSITVAWTGSTDNISVTGYDVYANSVLKTTVSGVTATITDLTASTSYSIYVKAKDAAGNASASSNTIAVTTNSSGTGTATDLLFSEYIEGSGNNKALEIANNTGSSVSLSAYTIKKQTNGAGSWSTGLTLSGTLTTGSKFVIVNSSISSACFSTSAANISTTATELTFNGNDAVGLFKNGVLIDIIGTFSGGTANFAIDVTLRRKSTVTSPSTTFNLSSQWDSYTTDTCNNLASKMVQPVEEEVTVLDSDEIVLYPNPSDGNFYVGFSTLDEPYSIEIISFAGQKVFEKQNTSDPAISVHHLSKGIYLVKIIKGSKTTIKNIVIK from the coding sequence ATGAAAAAACTCTACTCTTTTTTCTTATTACTCGTTATTACAGCAAGTTTTGCTCAAATTCCGAGCGGATATTACAACACTGCAACCGGAACGGGTTATACCTTAAAAACACAATTGTACAACATCATTAAAGGGCATACTGATAACGGTTATGCCGGTTTGTACACGACGTATCAAACTTCTGACGTTGATAATTTTTATGAAAATGACGGAACTGTTTTAGACATGTATTCTGAAAATCCTTCCGGAACAGATCCTTACAATTACAGCACAGGAAGCACACAACGTTGTGGAAACTATTCTGTAGAAGGCGATTGTTATAATAGAGAACATATTATTCCGCAATCCGTATTTAATGAGCAATCTCCAATGGTTGCCGATGCCCATTTTATTACACCAACAGATGGAAAAGTAAACGGAATCCGCTCCAACTATCCTCATGGAACTGTAAGTTCAGCAACTTATACCTCTCAAAACGGAGGAAAATTAGGTTCAAGTTCTGTATCCGGCTATTCAGGAACTGTTTTTGAACCTGTAAATGCTTTTAAAGGCGATATTGCCAGAATGTACCTTTATTTTGCAACCCGTTATGAGACTACGGTTGCAGGATACTCTTATCCTATGTTTGACGGTTCCAGCAATAAAGTATTTACAACTGCTTTTTTAAATCTTCTTTTGGCCTGGCATACGCAAGATCCAGTAAGTGCAAGAGAAATTGCCAGAAACAATGCCATTTATGCACGTCAAAATAACAGAAACCCCTATATTGATCATCCGGAATATGTGAATCAAATTTGGGGTGGTACACCTTCCGGAGATACTCAGGCACCAACTACTCCAACGAGTTTGGCTTCAACATCAAAAACTGCAACTTCAATCACAGTTGCCTGGACAGGTTCAACAGATAATATTAGTGTTACCGGTTATGATGTTTATGCCAACAGTGTTTTAAAAACAACCGTTTCAGGAGTAACAGCAACGATAACCGATTTAACTGCTTCAACAAGTTATTCCATTTATGTAAAAGCAAAAGATGCTGCCGGAAACGCTTCTGCCTCCAGTAACACAATTGCCGTAACGACCAACAGCAGCGGAACCGGAACAGCAACCGATTTGCTTTTCTCTGAATATATTGAAGGTTCAGGAAACAATAAAGCGCTTGAAATCGCTAATAATACAGGAAGTTCAGTGAGCTTATCTGCTTACACTATAAAAAAACAAACCAATGGTGCAGGTTCCTGGAGCACTGGTTTAACCTTGAGCGGAACTTTAACGACAGGAAGTAAGTTTGTAATCGTAAACAGTTCTATCTCTTCAGCTTGTTTTTCTACAAGCGCGGCTAATATTTCGACTACAGCAACTGAATTAACTTTTAACGGAAATGACGCTGTAGGTTTATTTAAAAATGGTGTTTTGATTGATATCATCGGAACTTTCTCTGGCGGAACAGCTAACTTTGCAATTGATGTGACTTTAAGAAGAAAATCGACTGTGACTTCTCCATCAACAACATTTAATTTAAGTTCGCAATGGGATTCTTATACTACAGATACCTGCAATAATCTGGCAAGCAAAATGGTACAACCAGTTGAGGAAGAAGTTACTGTTCTGGATTCAGATGAAATCGTACTTTATCCAAATCCATCAGACGGAAATTTCTATGTTGGTTTTTCTACTTTAGACGAACCTTACTCCATTGAGATTATTTCTTTTGCAGGACAAAAAGTTTTTGAAAAACAAAACACTTCGGATCCTGCAATATCAGTGCATCATCTTTCTAAAGGAATTTATCTGGTAAAAATCATAAAAGGCTCAAAAACGACTATTAAAAACATAGTAATCAAATAA